Proteins from a single region of Apium graveolens cultivar Ventura chromosome 7, ASM990537v1, whole genome shotgun sequence:
- the LOC141673852 gene encoding protein FAR1-RELATED SEQUENCE 3-like, translated as MGDVYTYYSCYRPMSEPTRRNVYFVAFEKASSLGMCTCRMLEHSGLPCRHLLAVFTKKRVSEIPPYYINRRWTMHANRVDGVLPYNLDVGQSHEMTSTDRFNSMTMLTMSFCQSSIASKERYDYAVGVMNREIPILEKMSVDGIKSYESNSQAPNASAHEETILDPIMSQTKGRKKDVRFKSPIESIGKKEKPPRRCTYCQMEGHDKRKCASRLEDLKNVQESQYN; from the coding sequence ATGGGGGATGTTTATACGTACTATAGTTGTTATAGACCCATGTCCGAGCCTACGAGAAGAAATGTTTATTTTGTGGCATTCGAGAAAGCAAGCTCTTTGGGAATGTGTACGTGTAGAATGCTTGAACATTCGGGGCTACCTTGTAGACACCTATTGGCGGTCTTCACTAAGAAACGGGTTTCGGAAATTCCCCCGTATTACATAAACCGGAGGTGGACAATGCAtgccaatagagttgatggtgtgtTGCCTTACAATTTGGATGTTGGACAAAGTCATGAGATGACCTCAACCGATCGATTTAATAGCATGACAATGTTAACCATGAGTTTTTGTCAAAGTAGCATTGCATCCAAGGAACGGTATGATTATGCCGTTGGAGTGATGAATCGAGAAATACCAATTCTCGAAAAAATGAGCGTTGATGGAATTAAATCTTACGAAAGCAATTCGCAAGCTCCAAATGCAAGTGCTCATGAAGAAACAATTCTTGACCCTATTATGTCCCAAACTAAAGGGAGGAAGAAAGACGTTCGTTTCAAAAGTCCAATAGAATCGATTGGTAAAAAGGAGAAGCCGCCAAGAAGGTGCACTTATTGTCAAATGGAAGGCCATGATAAAAGGAAGTGTGCTAGTAGACTAGAAGATCTTAAAAATGTTCAAGAATCGCAATATAATTAG
- the LOC141673853 gene encoding protein FAR1-RELATED SEQUENCE 5-like: MADKLFARMFRHKRQNEKKEAIDCSLHLDSLNSSEPKTPVYVEDDDFVDRNEQFINLDDDLVDVEDESDGNEVENEVENDSDNVEGEDEIDNVEDANLAYALRNGFAIKIQASHRNKDNEIYGRLYVCRLYGKSVVAESSQNKRRREVLPKSECKVRMYVNYQKKKRHWEVTSLELVHNHGLVSPSKMNLVQRERHVNTATRSLIKTLYGSGVRNCQVMNVIGNIHGGNDKVGFNVQHVRNVLRDERMKRFEISDAQAGLDLLHRLNEESGSKYFIRTEVDEENRLKCLVWIDPRCIMAYQNFGDVMAFDTTYRTNRYAMPFVPFTGVNHHYQSVIFGFALMRDEHASTFEWILRTWLEGVGNNPPLTIITDQDQAMASAIAVVLPNTTHLLCSWHISQKFPEKLAHYYSAFPEFKTDFNNCIYKSLTECVFEARWASFVEKYHLQDHKWLKGLYELKHKWIPAYTRNKFSAFQNSTSRSEGMNSFFDKYVSSATGLKEFIENAQKALARLIHEGEGRRLCHH, translated from the exons ATGGCGGATAAATTATTTGCTCGCATGTTTCGTCATAAACGTCAAAATGAAAAAAAAGAGGCTATTGATTGTAGTTTACATCTTGATAGTTTAAATAGTAGTGAACCTAAAACCCCTGTATATGTTGAAGATGATGATTTTGTAGATAGAAATGAGCaatttattaatttagatgaCGATTTGGTTGATGTTGAAGATGAAAGTGATGGAAATGAGGTTGAAAATGAGGTCGAAAATGATAGTGATAATGTTGAGGGTGAGGATGAAATTGATAATGTAGAGGATGCAAATTT GGCTTATGCTTTACGAAATGGATTTGCGATTAAAATTCAAGCTAGCCATCGTAATAAAGACAACGAGATATATGGTCGTTTATATGTTTGTAGGCTTTATGGAAAAAGTGTCGTCGCCGAGAGTAGTCAAAATAAACGGCGTAGAGAGGTTCTTCCTAAAAGCGAGTGCAAGGTGAGGATGTAtgtcaattatcaaaagaaaaaacgTCACTGGGAGGTAACTAGCCTTGAATTGGTACACAACCACGGTCTTGTTTCCCCTAGTAAGATGAATTTGGTACAACGAGAAAGACATGTCAACACCGCGACCCGTAGTTTAATAAAAACGCTTTATGGTTCGGGGGTTCGTAATTGTCAAGTGATGAATGTGATTGGTAACATTCATGGAGGTAATGACAAAGTTGGTTTCAATGTTCAACATGTTAGGAATGTGTTAAGAGACGAGAGGATGAAAAGGTTTGAGATTAGTGACGCCCAAGCGGGGTTGGACTTGTTGCATAGGTTGAATGAAGAAAGTggttctaaatattttattaggaCCGAAGTCGATGAAGAGAATCGCTTGAAGTGTCTAGTATGGATTGATCCAAGATGTATAATGGCTTACCAAAATTTTGGCGATGTTATGGCTTTTGATACCACTTATCGGACAAATAGGTATGCAATGCCATTTGTCCCATTTACCGGAGTCAATCATCATTATCAATCGGTAATTTTCGGGTTTGCATTGATGCGGGATGAACACGCGTCGACTTTTGAGTGGATTCTTCGTACTTGGCTTGAAGGTGTTGGGAATAATCCTCCATTGACTATAATCACGGATCAAGATCAAGCCATGGCAAGTGCTATTGCGGTTGTACTCCCGAATACTACCCATTTATTGTGTTCTTGGCACATTAGTCAAAAATTCCCGGAGAAATTAGCTCATTATTATTCGGCTTTTCCGGAATTCAAGACGGACTTCAACAATTGCATTTATAAATCTCTCACCGAATGTGTTTTTGAAGCTAGATGGGCGTCGTTTGTGGAAAAGTATCACTTGCAAGATCATAAATGGTTAAAGGGGTTATATGAGTTGAAGCACAAGTGGATTCCTGCATATACTAGAAACAAATTTTCGGCGTTTCAAAATAGTACATCGAGGAGTGAGGGGATGAATTCTTTCTTTGATAAGTATGTGAGTTCGGCAACGGGTTTGAAGGAATTCATTGAAAATGCCCAAAAAGCATTGGCAAGGTTAATTCATGAGGGAGAAGGAAGAAGATTATGTCACCATTAA